CTGCAGGAAGGCATCGACAAGGGCATTGCCAACTCGATCCTGATCAAGATCAACCAGATCGGCACGCTGACCGAGACCTTCGCCGCCATCGAGATGGCCAAGCGCGCGGGCTACACGGCCGTCATCTCGCACCGTTCGGGCGAGACCGAGGACAGCACCATCGCCGACATCGCGGTGGGCACCAATGCGGGCCAGATCAAGACCGGTTCGCTCTCCCGCTCGGACCGCATCGCCAAGTACAACCAGCTGCTGCGCATCGAAGAAGACCTCGGCGACATCGCCAGCTATCCCGGCCGCGGCGCCTTCTACAACCTGAAGTAGGCCAGCCGGCGGCATGCGCTCGCGCCTCGTTCCACCCATCGTGCTGTTGCTGCTGCTGGTCGTCCTGCAGTGGCAGCTGTGGAACGGGCGCGGCAGCGTGCGTGACGTGTCGCAGCTGCAGACCAAGCTTGCCGACCAGAAAGAGTCCAATGCCAAGGCCACGGTGACCAACGAGCGGCTGGCCTCCGAGGTCAACGACCTCAAGACCGGCCTCGAGATGGTCGAGGAGCGTGCCCGGCAGGAATTGGGCATGGTCAAGCCCAACGAAGTGTTCGTTCAAGTGACGCGCTGAATATGGCCCCCACGCTCGGCACTGCGTGTCCTCGCTGCCCCCCGAGGGGGCCGCTCGCGCCTTGGGGCGGCCCGGCGGCGCTCGATGCCCCCACGCTCGGCACTGCGTGTCCTCGCTGCCCCCCCGAGGGGGCCGCTCGCGCCTTGGGGCGGCCCGGCGGCGCTCGGCACCTGACGTCCTGATGCCCGAGTTCTTCTCGGCCCCCGCCTTCGCGCTCTGGGGCTCACCGGTCAGCTGGCTCGAGCTCGTGGCCGCCGTGCTGGCGCTTGCGATGGTCGGCTGCAACATGCGCGAGATCCACTGGGGCTGGCCGCTCGCGATCGTCAGTTCGCTGCTCTATGTGGCGGTGTTCGCCAAGGCGCGCATCTACGGCGACGCCTCGCTCCAGGTGTTTTTCGCGGTCGTCGCGCTCTGGGGCTGGTTCCAATGGCTGCGCGGGCACCGGGCCGATGGCAGCGCATTGCGGGTCAGCCGGCTGTCGCCGCGCGGCGTTGCGCTTGCCCTCCTGGCCTGCGCCGTGGCGTGGCCTGCGGTCGCCCTCTTCCTGCTTCGCTTCACCGACACCGACGTGCCCTGGTGGGACGGGTTCTCTACCGGCCTCAGCCTGGTCGGCCAGTTCCTGCTCGGCCGCAAGTTCATCGAGAACTGGCTCGTGTGGCTGGCGGTGAACACCGTAAGCGTGGGCCTGTTCATCCACAAGGGCCTGTGGCTCACGGTCGGGCTCTACGCAGTGTTCGCGGTGCTCAGCGTGGCGGGCTATCTTGCATGGCGCACGCGCATGCACGCCGGGGCCGCGCGCGCATGACGCCCGTGCTGCCGGCCGGCTGCGTCATTGCGCTGCTCGGTGCCGAGAGCACCGGCAAGACCGAACTCGCCCGCGCGCTCACGCAGCGCCTGCAGGAGCGCGGCATCGCCACCACGATGGTCGGCGAATACCTGCGCGAGTGGTGCGACCGCGAAGGCCGCACGCCGCGGCCCGAGGAGCAGCGCGCCATTGCCGACGAGCAGACGCGCCGCATCGATGCCGCGGCCGGCGCGGGGGTGGTGGTGGCCGACACCACGGCCCTCATGACCGCGGTCTACAGCGAGCTGCTGTTCGGCGACACTTCGCTGCATGCCGGCGCGCTGGCGGCGCAGGCGCGCTACGCCATCACGCTTCTGACCGCGCTCGACATCCCGTGGGTGGCCGATGCATTGCGCGACGGCGACCACGCGCGCGAGCCCACCGACGCGCTGGTGCGCGCGGCACTCGCGGGTGCCAGGCTTCCGTTCGCCGTGGTGCACGGCACCGGCGGCGAGCGGCTCTGCAGCGCGTGGAACGCCATCAATTCCATTGCCGCCAGCGAAGGCCGGCCCAGGGCGCGCGGCCGTGCCGATGCAAAACCTGCCCCGTGGTCATGGCCTTGCGAGAAGTGCTCCGATCCGGAATGCGAACATCGGCTTTTCAGCGACCTGATCGGACGCCGCGACAACCCGCCCATGCCCAGTTCGGAGACCTGATGTTCCCGCTTCGCTTCTCTCATTCCGCTGGCCGCGTCAGCCTCTTGCTTGCTGCGCTGCTCGCGGCCGGTGCCACCGCGGCCGCCCCGGTTGCGGCCACGGTGGAAAACGCCACCACGCCCACGGCCTGCGCCGAGGAGGACAACGTCTCGCTGGTGCTGCGCGGAGAAGGCATCCGGCGCATGCGCATCGAGGCGCTGCAGCCGCCCTACCTGGACAGCATCGGCAACGACACCACCGCACCCGACTTCTCGGGCTGCAACTTCGACGGCGGCGCCCACCCCACCGATCCCGCGCACAAGTTCAAGCCGCGCCGCGTGGTGCTGCTGGACGACCCGCAACTGCGCATCGTCGGCATGACCTTGCCGACCTTCTGGCGGCCGCAGCAGGTGCCGGTGCGCGTGGGTGCGCGCACGGACCGGGGCTTTCACATGCTGCAGATCTTCCGCAAGGAAGATGGCAAGGCGCTCGAAGCCCTGGTGCTCTATCCGGCCGACGGCTACTGGCGCATCAAGCCGCTGCCCGAAGAACGCTTCGGCGACGGGGTGTACGGCTCCTCGTTCCTGCTCGGGCCCGTCGAGCAGGGGGCCCGGCCGGTGGTCGACATCGCGTCGATCCGCATCGTGCCGCATCCGCTCGCCATCCACCTGCGCTTCGTCGGCGGCGGCAGCGCCGTGGCCAGGGTGTCGGAGATCAGCCGCACGCG
The Variovorax sp. OAS795 genome window above contains:
- a CDS encoding ATP-binding protein, with protein sequence MTPVLPAGCVIALLGAESTGKTELARALTQRLQERGIATTMVGEYLREWCDREGRTPRPEEQRAIADEQTRRIDAAAGAGVVVADTTALMTAVYSELLFGDTSLHAGALAAQARYAITLLTALDIPWVADALRDGDHAREPTDALVRAALAGARLPFAVVHGTGGERLCSAWNAINSIAASEGRPRARGRADAKPAPWSWPCEKCSDPECEHRLFSDLIGRRDNPPMPSSET
- the pnuC gene encoding nicotinamide riboside transporter PnuC, coding for MPEFFSAPAFALWGSPVSWLELVAAVLALAMVGCNMREIHWGWPLAIVSSLLYVAVFAKARIYGDASLQVFFAVVALWGWFQWLRGHRADGSALRVSRLSPRGVALALLACAVAWPAVALFLLRFTDTDVPWWDGFSTGLSLVGQFLLGRKFIENWLVWLAVNTVSVGLFIHKGLWLTVGLYAVFAVLSVAGYLAWRTRMHAGAARA
- the ftsB gene encoding cell division protein FtsB, producing MRSRLVPPIVLLLLLVVLQWQLWNGRGSVRDVSQLQTKLADQKESNAKATVTNERLASEVNDLKTGLEMVEERARQELGMVKPNEVFVQVTR